CCAGATGGGCTACGGCACCGGAAATCCTATGTTTAAAATCAAAACCGAGCAGTATGCGGGTTGGAAAATAGTCGCGCTTCACGGCGACCTTGACCAGGCCGGCATTGAAGTTTTCAAAAAGGGGATCGAAGAGCTTCTGGCCGAGCCGGGGAAGCAATATCTTTTCGACCTTACGAACCTCAAATTCATCAGCTCCGAAGGCCTCAACATCCTGCTTTGGTTCCGCTTCCAGCTCGAAAAGCAGGGCCCCGCGAAGGTAATTCTCACGAATGTATCCGGTTTCATCCAAAAAATCTTCAACATAACAAAAATCGACGCGCACTTCGACATACAGCCGGACCGCGAAATGTTTTTCGCAGGCCTTTCCGCCAACAACCAGGAATCGGCAAGGAAAGGTCAATAACCGCTGCGATGCGCCGCAAAGCACTCGCGGTTTCATTAAGCCAGTTCGCGACCCATCCCGTTCAGACGATTCTGTCGGTGATCGGAATCGCGATCGGAATCGCCAACATAATTACGCTGATCAGCCTTTCCGAGACTGCGAAACGCCAGACCGAGCGCATAATGAGCGATTTCGGGGCCAACACGCTTTTCGTCACTCCCTATTTCAACGCCGACGAGCCGCTTGCTAGTCAAGGCGCGGTCGCCGCGGCGTTCCTTCCCGCCGATTACGAAAATGCGATACGCGCACTTCCGGAAATCGAAAGCGTATGTCCCATTTCGGTATTTCCCTCGCACGTGGGATGGGGCTCGGTTCGCAAGTTCAGCACTTTGCTTGGAACGCGCGAGAACATGCGCGAAATCCGCAACTACGAAATGGTCGAAGGCGTTTTTCTTTCGAAAGCAAACATCGAAAACATGGATCTTGTTTGCGTGCTTGGATATTCCGCCCGCAGAAAAATATTCGGCGATTCGCAAGCAATAGGCGAATCGGTGGCCATAAAGGGCAGAAAATTCAAGGTGATCGGCTCGCTCGAGGAACGCGGTTTTTTCGGTTTCGAGGATTTGGACGACAGGATATACGTCCCGATAACCGTACTCTCCGAAATGTACCAATTCGACGGTGTGCACACTATTTTGGTGGAGAAAAAAGCCGACATTTCCGACGACGCGGCGATAGCCAAAATCGAGAAAGCGCTGCGCGCCGCGGGCGGCGGCTCCCAAGGCGACGACGACTTCAAGGTGTTCTCCATCAAAGATTTCAGCAGGCTTCGCGATAAAACGTTCGCAGTGTTTTCGGTAATCCTCATGGGCGTCGGGGCAATCGCTCTGGTCGTCGCAGGAATCGGCATAATGAACGTCATGCTGATGTCTGTAATCACAAGGACGCGCGAGATTGGGATTCGCAAGGCTGTGGGCGCGTCAAAGGCGGATGTATTCACGCAATTCCTCGCGGAGTCCGCAGTGACATGCATAATCGGATCGATTATCGGCATTGGTGCGGGGGTGGCCGCGATGGTCGGAATCACGCGTTGGGCGCACTGGACGCCTTACATCTCGACCGGCACGGTCGCTCTGGCCGTGCTTTTCAGCATTCTGACAGGAATCGTATTCGGCTTGCTGCCGGCGCTTCGCGCGGCATCCCTCGACCCCATCAACGCGCTTCGGTACGAATAGCTACAAGTCGATTCCGGAAAACTCCGGAGAAATCCCGCTTTCGCGCAGGAACCGCAAAATCGCCGCGAATATTTCCGCGTCCTTTCCCAGTTCTTCCGGAGGCACAATTCCGGCCGCTTTCAGTTTTCCTTCGGCGATGAGCAGCGCCGCCGCGACCGCTGGCAGCCCCGTCGTGCGAGCCATCGAGCTGTCGCCCGTGGACTTGTCCATACGCTCCAGCAGCCGCATTTCCGCGCACGCGCTAGTTTGGCCGCGAACGCCTTTAACGTTTACATGCATCGCTGTGAATTCCGGCTCGCCGGGGCGCAGCTTCCACTCGCGGGACAAAAGAGCAGAGGTAACTTCCAGGGGTATCGCCTTTCCGTTCGTTGTCTGCACAGGCTCGGCGCTGAAGAATCCTAGCTCGCACAAAAGCTTCATTTTGTCCGCGTGTCCCGGATAGCGCAGCGTTTTCTCGCGCATGTCGGGACAGTCCATCGTGCGCAGAAGCGTGCGTAGACCGTCGGTGTTGAAAGCCTCCAGCGTACCGACCCCCGGAAACTCGACGGTTTCGATTTCGGAAAGTGCGGGGCGCGTGACCGCTTTGCCGTTAACGCGCAGCCGCGCCGGCCGCTTGTATTCCTCGATTACGTCTGACGGCGAAAACGGCGCCTTGTATTCGGTTTTTCCGCTCCTGTCTTCAGGGAGGCCTCCGACCAGAATGCTTATCTCGTCACATCTGTCCATGGAAGCCGCGAATCTCGCAGCCGCCATACCGCCCAGTCCAGGCATCACCCCGCAGTCCACGACCGCGGTTACGCCGTGCTCTTTTGCCAAACTATCCAGCTCGAACGGATCTTCCGGAAAAAACGAGATGTCAACCGTATTTTTCCCGGCGCGAATGACTGTTTCGAGCGACTTGAAACCCAGCTTCCCCGGCAAAGCTCCGATAATCAAATCCGAATGGCTGGCAAGATTCGTGACTTCCCGCGCGTCCGACAGGTCGGCTCGCTTTATGGTAATTCCTTTTGTGTTCATAAGCCGCGCCAGCGGTTCGCCGTCCGCGTCCGCAGCGGTTACATGAAATCCTTGCTGCGCGAGCGTGCGGGCGATGAACCCGCCGACCATTCCGCAACCGAGAACAGCGATTTTGCCCTTCGACATCCGCACTCCGCCGGAACAAAATTAACAGATATCCGGTTGGGCGGATTATACATACATTTCGGGCGCGTGGTTATACGCTTTTGGCTTGTTACGAATGTTTGCGCGCCACTATCGTGACGCTTGACGCCGCGCCTTCGAGGCTTGCCGAAATGTCCTTCGTCAAAGGATCGTCGCAGGCGTTTTCAGCCGTGTAAAGCCTGTCGGAGGCGATTTCGATTTCACTCAAACCGGAGTCCTGAATCGCCTGCAGGTATTCTTCGCGCATAAGCGCGCCAGCGATGCAGGCGGCGTAAGCGTCAAGATCGGACGCGATGCTCATTGGAAGCGGGCGGTTGAGGACTATATCGGATACAACCATCTTGCCTCCCGGCTTGAGAACGCGGAATATCTCGCGGAACACTTGAGGTTTGTCGGGACTGAGATTAATGACGCAATTGGAAATAACCACGTCAACCGAGCCGTCCTCAACCGGAAGGCTCTCGATGTAAGCTTCGCGAAATTCCACATTTGACAATCCGGTTCTTGATTCGAGCTTTTTGGCGTTTTCGCGTGCAAGCTCCAACATTTCGGGAGTCATGTCCACTCCGATCGCGCGGCCGTCCGGCCCGGCTATTTCGGCCGCGATGAATACGTCTTTACCCGCGCCGCATCCGAGGTCGAGAACGACGTCGCCAGGCCGGATATGCCCGAAAGAAAGCGGATCGCCGCAGGACAATCCGAGGTCCGCCTCCGCCACCGGATTGGCCGATGCCTCCGGCGCGCCGGAGCAGCATGAGCCAGAAGGCCCGCAGCAGGAAGTCCTGCTGGTAGCTACCCTGGCATAAGCTTTTCTAACCGTTTTGCGGACATCCGCCATTTGCATCATCCTCGGTTATCAGGCCGTTTCCAGCCTGAAATATTTTCGTTGAAAATAAAGCGCGACATTTACAAGCGAAATCAACACTGGAACTTCCACAAGCGGGCCGATTACCGCCGCGAACGCC
This window of the bacterium genome carries:
- a CDS encoding STAS domain-containing protein — protein: MITFQMGYGTGNPMFKIKTEQYAGWKIVALHGDLDQAGIEVFKKGIEELLAEPGKQYLFDLTNLKFISSEGLNILLWFRFQLEKQGPAKVILTNVSGFIQKIFNITKIDAHFDIQPDREMFFAGLSANNQESARKGQ
- a CDS encoding ABC transporter permease, with protein sequence MRRKALAVSLSQFATHPVQTILSVIGIAIGIANIITLISLSETAKRQTERIMSDFGANTLFVTPYFNADEPLASQGAVAAAFLPADYENAIRALPEIESVCPISVFPSHVGWGSVRKFSTLLGTRENMREIRNYEMVEGVFLSKANIENMDLVCVLGYSARRKIFGDSQAIGESVAIKGRKFKVIGSLEERGFFGFEDLDDRIYVPITVLSEMYQFDGVHTILVEKKADISDDAAIAKIEKALRAAGGGSQGDDDFKVFSIKDFSRLRDKTFAVFSVILMGVGAIALVVAGIGIMNVMLMSVITRTREIGIRKAVGASKADVFTQFLAESAVTCIIGSIIGIGAGVAAMVGITRWAHWTPYISTGTVALAVLFSILTGIVFGLLPALRAASLDPINALRYE
- a CDS encoding saccharopine dehydrogenase NADP-binding domain-containing protein, whose protein sequence is MSKGKIAVLGCGMVGGFIARTLAQQGFHVTAADADGEPLARLMNTKGITIKRADLSDAREVTNLASHSDLIIGALPGKLGFKSLETVIRAGKNTVDISFFPEDPFELDSLAKEHGVTAVVDCGVMPGLGGMAAARFAASMDRCDEISILVGGLPEDRSGKTEYKAPFSPSDVIEEYKRPARLRVNGKAVTRPALSEIETVEFPGVGTLEAFNTDGLRTLLRTMDCPDMREKTLRYPGHADKMKLLCELGFFSAEPVQTTNGKAIPLEVTSALLSREWKLRPGEPEFTAMHVNVKGVRGQTSACAEMRLLERMDKSTGDSSMARTTGLPAVAAALLIAEGKLKAAGIVPPEELGKDAEIFAAILRFLRESGISPEFSGIDL
- the arsM gene encoding arsenite methyltransferase; the protein is MADVRKTVRKAYARVATSRTSCCGPSGSCCSGAPEASANPVAEADLGLSCGDPLSFGHIRPGDVVLDLGCGAGKDVFIAAEIAGPDGRAIGVDMTPEMLELARENAKKLESRTGLSNVEFREAYIESLPVEDGSVDVVISNCVINLSPDKPQVFREIFRVLKPGGKMVVSDIVLNRPLPMSIASDLDAYAACIAGALMREEYLQAIQDSGLSEIEIASDRLYTAENACDDPLTKDISASLEGAASSVTIVARKHS